The following coding sequences are from one Drosophila gunungcola strain Sukarami chromosome 3L unlocalized genomic scaffold, Dgunungcola_SK_2 000014F, whole genome shotgun sequence window:
- the LOC128260203 gene encoding LOW QUALITY PROTEIN: mucin-2 (The sequence of the model RefSeq protein was modified relative to this genomic sequence to represent the inferred CDS: inserted 1 base in 1 codon), whose protein sequence is MVNIGHIFVWALLLVTTSGTDLSDDEALNDVLSELEFDDSSTRLARDTSLSAKHIEKIDVKCDQGDGMMVEVEFAEDFDGVIYSQGYYNDPKCNYVKGDRAGRSFTFTVPYNGCGSKPSCSVCASIENILIIQDDRDIQNSFDIARKIWCSRGDEREKTVYFKPFVVDMLEVISVDTPSGPVECWMEIGTGSPPNIKPIQGTLTLGTDITFTINVKHSEQAWDINILQCYASDDMDFEARTTKRLQLSDKRGCSIKEKIFGEWRKFEAPSSLTATYFNTLKAFRFPDRSQVYLKCDIELCNGACKRDYSCGSARTGPCPEGSTDPQCLQDHLISPKPRCYPGSREPGCQTPTSRPPTTIRIPIASTFTPRPRCYPGSNDPSCPQPTLTTSRPSCPLGSTDPRCRIGPQPTTKSRCYPGSNDPECQPATYLPPTTRRTTTKPRCYPGSTDVDCQPVTRATTTTLKPRCYPGSDDPECQPATYLPPTTRRTPIPTTKPRCYPGSTDPDCQPRTRTPITTPKPRCYPGSTDPECQPATYIPPTTRRTPIQTTRTPVTTSGPNCYPGSTDSRCPQKPPTTPRCYPGSTDPECKPATRVTQKPPTTPQPKCYPGSTAPECLNCYPGSPDPRCPKVPTTRKAGCYEGSDDPKCQPATYLPPSSRRPPTIAPKPRCYPGSTDPSCPQTTRPTTIRTPITTSKQRCYPGSRDPECQPPTRQPITTPKPRCFPGSSDPECQPATYLPPTTARATITTVRPRCYPGSNDPECQPATYLPPTTRRPVTTSKPNCYPGSTDRRCPQEPVTTSKPRCYPGSTDPDCQPATVRTTIPTTRRPPTTSKPNCYPGSTDSRCPQKPPTTSKPRCYPGSSDPFCQPATYLPPSTARTTIPTTKPRCYPGSSDPYCQPPTTRTPVTTSKPNCYPGSTDSRCPQKPVTTPQPKCYPGSSDPECLNCFPGSPDPRCPKVPTTKKAGCYEGSDDPKCQPATYLPPSSRRPPTIAPKPRCYPGSTDPSCPQPTTRRTPITTSGPKCYPGSNNLECQPDTYLPPTTRRPITTFKPRCYPGSREPECQPPTRQPITTPKPRCFPGSSDPECLPATPTTARATITTVRPRCYPGSNDPECQPATYLPPTTRSPLTTSKPNCYPGSTDRRCPQEPVTTSKPRCYPGSTDPECQPATPPTTRTPVTTSKPNCYPGSTDSRCPQKPVTTPQPKCYPGSSDPECLNCYPGSPDPRCPKVPTTRRAGCYEGSDDPKCQPATYLPPSSRQPPTVAPRPRCYPGSTDPSCPQPTQPTTIRTPVTTSKQRCYPGSNDPECQPATYSPPTTRRPVTTPKPNCYPGSTDRRCPQVPVPTPKPRCYPGSTDPECQPATYLPPTTARTTVPTTRPRCYPGSDDPDCQPPATTRTPLTTSKPICYLGSTDSRCPQKPPTTSKPRCSPGSTDPECQPATYLPPTTARPTISTTKPRCYPGSTDPYCQPKTYSPPTSRPLITTSKPRCYPGSSDPDCKPATYLPPTTARATITTSKPRCYPGSSDPECQPTTYRTPTTRTPITTSKPDCYPGSTDSRCPQRPPTTPQPKCYPGSSDPECLNCYPGSPDPRCPKIPTTKRAGCYEGSDDPKCQPATYLPPSTRRPTTIAPKPRCYPGSTDPSCPQPTQPTTIRTPITTSRPRCYPGSNDPDCQPATYSPPTSRSQITTLKPRCYPGSRDPECQPATYLPPTTRTPVTTSKPNCYPGSTDRRCPQEPVTTPKPRCFPGSTDPECQPATYLPPTTLRTTITTVKPRCYPGSSDPDCQPATYSPPTTRRPITTSKPNCYPGSTDSRCPQRPKTTQKPRCYPGSTDPDCQPATYLPPSTARTTIPTTKPRCYPGSSDPYCQPPTTSTPVTTSKPNCYPGSKDSRCPQEQRTTPQPRCFPGSSDPECLNCYPGSPDPRCPKIPTTRKAGCYEGSDDPKCQPATYLPPSTYRPPTSAPKPNCYPGSTDPRCPQPTQPTTIRTPVSTPRCYPGSTDPDCEPATRAPITTLRPRCYPGSNDPACQPATYSPPTTRTPVTTSKPNCYPGSTDRRCPQEPVTTXKPRCYPGSKDPECQPATYLPPTTARTTIPTARPRCYPGSNDPDCQPATYSPPTTRTPITTPKPRCYPGSNDPYCQPATYLPPTTASRCYPGSNNPECQPATTRTPVTTSKPNCYPGSTDSRCPQKPPTTTRPRCYPGSSDPECLPATTTRTPIAGTTPVYCYPGSIDPRCPDSGYKGTSRIPATYLPPLSDPGYDRTIRNAKTLFFNEINHLAFTDNNVFELDDDEGEPSRVKRELKIDEDEDLLSKRIMKRELNERPSEQEVISLTLGVRTGISVK, encoded by the exons ATGGTCAACATCGGCCACATTTTCGTGTGGGCCTTGCTCTTG GTCACTACTTCGGGCACTGATCTGAGCGATGATGAGGCGCTCAATGACGTATTAAGCGAACTTGAGTTTGACGACTCTTCGACCAGATTAGCTCGCGACACTTCTCTGTCGGCTAAGCACATCGAGAAGATCGATGTGAAATGCGACCAAGGTGATGGTATGATGGTCGAGGTGGAGTTCGCCGAGGACTTCGATGGAGTCATCTACAGTCAGGGGTATTACAACGACCCCAAATGCAA ctACGTGAAGGGCGACCGAGCGGGTCGCAGTTTCACGTTCACAGTGCCATACAATGGATGCGGCAGCAAACCATCGTGCTCCGTATGCGCCTCGATCGAAAACATCCTGATTATTCAGGATGACAGGGACATTCAAAACAGCTTCGATATAGCACGAAAGATATGGTGCAGTCGGGGTGATGAACGTGAGAAGACTGTCTACTTCAAGCCATTTGTGGTGGACATGCTCGAAGTGATTTCTGTGGATACACCAAGTGGTCCTGTGGAGTGCTGGATGGAAATCGGCACTGGGTCTCCGCCCAATATCAAACCTATTCAGGGCACTCTTACCCTCGGAACGGACATAACGTTCACCATTAACGTTAAGCACTCGGAACAGGCATGGGACATAAACATACTGCAATGCTATGCCTCCGATGACATGGACTTTGAGGCCAGAACCACGAAAAGGTTACAGCTCTCGGACAAAAGAGGATGCTCGATAAAGGAGAAAATATTTGGGGAGTGGCGAAAGTTCGAAGCGCCCTCCAGTCTAACGGCCACCTATTTTAATACACTTAAGGCCTTCAGGTTCCCCGACCGATCCCAGGTTTATCTGAAGTGTGACATTGAACTCTGCAATGGTGCTTGCAAAAGGGATTACTCTTGCGGCAGTGCGAGGACAGGCCCATGTCCCGAGGGATCAACTGATCCGCAGTGTCTGCAGGATCATCTGATTTCACCAAAGCCACGTTGCTATCCCGGCTCCAGAGAACCTGGATGCCAAACGCCCACTTCCCGGCCGCCGACAACGATCAGGATACCAATAGCCTCAACATTCACGCCTAGGCCGCGGTGCTATCCTGGATCCAACGATCCAAGTTGTCCGCAGCCTACGTTGACAACATCCCGGCCCAGTTGTCCTTTAGGCTCAACTGATCCCCGTTGTCGCATTGGACCACAGCCAACAACAAAGTCACGGTGCTATCCGGGATCAAATGATCCGGAATGTCAGCCAGCTACATATCTTCCGCCGACAACGAGAAGGACTACGACCAAACCACGTTGTTATCCGGGCTCAACTGACGTTGATTGCCAGCCCGTAACAAGGGCAACCACTACCACATTGAAGCCAAGATGCTATCCAGGCTCCGATGATCCTGAATGTCAGCCGGCAACTTATCTTCCGCCGACAACGAGAAGAACTCCGATTCCTACGACAAAACCACGTTGTTACCCGGGATCCACCGATCCGGACTGCCAACCCAGAACCAGAACACCAATTACTACCCCGAAACCAAGATGTTATCCAGGCTCTACCGATCCTGAATGTCAACCCGCTACTTATATTCCACCAACCACAAGGAGAACACCAATCCAAACAACAAGAACGCCAGTAACCACATCAGGACCAAATTGTTATCCGGGCTCAACTGATAGTCGTTGCCCACAAAAACCTCCAACAACTCCAAGGTGTTATCCGGGATCTACTGATCCCGAATGTAAGCCCGCAACGCGTGTGACTCAGAAACCACCTACTACACCGCAGCCAAAGTGCTATCCCGGATCAACAGCTCCAGAGTGTCTTAATTGTTATCCAGGTTCCCCAGACCCAAGATGTCCCAAGGTTCCAACCACAAGGAAGGCGGGATGTTATGAGGGTTCAGATGATCCAAAATGTCAGCCTGCCACATATTTACCTCCTTCATCTCGCCGCCCTCCCACGATTGCGCCTAAGCCCAGATGCTATCCGGGATCAACGGATCCCAGCTGTCCGCAAACAACTCGACCAACCACAATAAGGACACCCATAACTACGTCTAAGCAAAGGTGCTATCCGGGGTCTAGAGACCCAGAATGTCAGCCTCCGACGAGGCAACCAATTACAACGCCCAAGCCAAGATGCTTCCCTGGATCTTCAGATCCCGAGTGTCAGCCAGCAACATATCTTCCACCAACAACTGCAAGAGCCACAATTACAACAGTTAGGCCTAGGTGTTATCCGGGATCTAATGATCCGGAATGTCAGCCAGCTACTTACTTGCCTCCGACGACCAGAAGGCCTGTAACCACTTCTAAGCCAAACTGTTATCCGGGTTCGACAGATAGACGCTGTCCGCAGGAACCCGTAACGACATCAAAGCCCAGATGTTATCCCGGCTCAACGGACCCGGACTGCCAACCAGCTACGGTGCGAACAACAATTCCGACAACACGAAGACCTCCAACTACATCGAAGCCCAACTGTTATCCGGGCTCAACAGATAGCCGTTGCCCACAGAAACCGCCAACGACTTCAAAGCCGAGATGTTACCCGGGATCTTCGGATCCTTTCTGTCAACCAGCAACTTACCTCCCGCCATCAACAGCACGAACAACGATTCCTACTACAAAGCCGAGGTGTTATCCTGGTTCCAGTGATCCTTATTGCCAGCCACCAACAACAAGAACGCCTGTGACTACTTCCAAACCTAATTGTTATCCTGGTTCCACTGACAGTCGTTGTCCTCAGAAACCAGTAACTACTCCGCAACCTAAGTGCTATCCCGGCTCTTCAGATCCGGAGTGTCTTAATTGTTTTCCTGGATCTCCAGATCCAAGGTGTCCAAAGGTTCCCACAACGAAGAAGGCGGGATGCTATGAGGGTTCAGATGATCCAAAATGTCAGCCTGCCACATATTTACCTCCATCATCTCGTCGTCCCCCGACTATTGCACCCAAACCCAGATGCTATCCGGGATCAACAGACCCCAGTTGTCCGCAACCAACAACAAGAAGGACACCCATAACTACATCTGGGCCTAAGTGTTATCCAGGATCTAATAATTTAGAGTGTCAGCCAGACACTTACTTGCCTCCGACCACCAGGAGGCCTATAACTACTTTTAAGCCAAGATGTTATCCGGGCTCAAGGGAACCTGAATGTCAACCTCCAACAAGGCAACCAATTACAACGCCCAAGCCAAGATGCTTCCCTGGATCTTCAGATCCCGAGTGTCTgccagcaacaccaacaactgCAAGAGCTACAATTACAACAGTTAGGCCTAGATGTTATCCGGGATCAAATGATCCGGAATGTCAGCCAGCTACTTACTTGCCTCCGACGACCAGGAGTCCTTTGACCACTTCGAAGCCAAACTGTTATCCGGGTTCGACAGACAGACGCTGTCCGCAGGAACCCGTAACGACATCAAAGCCCAGGTGTTATCCCGGCTCAACGGACCCGGAATGCCAACCAGCTACG CCACCAACAACAAGAACGCCTGTGACTACTTCCAAACCTAATTGTTATCCTGGTTCCACTGACAGTCGTTGTCCTCAGAAACCAGTAACTACTCCGCAACCTAAGTGCTATCCCGGCTCTTCAGATCCGGAGTGTCTTAATTGTTATCCTGGTTCACCAGATCCAAGATGTCCCAAGGTTCCAACCACAAGGAGGGCAGGATGTTATGAGGGTTCAGATGATCCAAAATGTCAACCTGCCACATATTTGCCTCCTTCATCTCGACAGCCTCCCACGGTTGCACCTAGACCCAGATGCTATCCAGGATCAACGGATCCCAGCTGTCCGCAACCAACTCAACCAACCACAATAAGGACTCCTGTAACTACGTCTAAGCAAAGGTGCTATCCGGGATCTAATGATCCGGAATGTCAGCCAGCTACTTACTCTCCTCCGACGACCAGGAGGCCTGTAACCACTCCTAAGCCAAATTGTTATCCGGGTTCGACTGATAGACGCTGTCCTCAAGTACCAGTGCCGACACCAAAGCCAAGATGTTATCCCGGCTCAACGGATCCTGAATGTCAACCTGCAACATACCTCCCACCAACAACGGCACGCACAACGGTTCCTACGACTCGGCCAAGGTGTTATCCCGGTTCCGATGATCCCGATTGCCAACCACCTGCAACAACTAGAACGCCTTTGACAACATCAAAGCCAATTTGTTATCTGGGCTCAACAGATAGTCGTTGCCCCCAGAAACCGCCGACGACTTCGAAACCAAGATGCTCACCTGGATCTACTGATCCTGAATGTCAGCCTGCAACGTATCTTCCTCCTACAACTGCGAGACCAACCATTTCTACAACCAAGCCAAGGTGTTATCCGGGATCAACCGACCCATATTGTCAACCAAAAACATATTCCCCACCGACATCAAGACCACTAATAACGACATCAAAGCCCAGATGTTATCCAGGTTCTTCAGATCCTGATTGTAAGCCAGCAACTTATCTTCCACCTACAACTGCACGAGCTACGATTACTACTTCGAAACCAAGGTGTTACCCGGGATCTAGTGACCCTGAATGTCAGCCAACTACTTACCGGACCCCAACAACTAGAACGCCTATAACCACGTCCAAGCCCGATTGTTATCCGGGCTCCACTGACAGTCGCTGTCCGCAGAGGCCTCCAACTACTCCGCAGCCCAAGTGCTATCCCGGATCTTCAGATCCGGAATGCCTGAATTGTTATCCTGGTTCACCAGACCCAAGGTGTCCCAAAATTCCGACCACAAAAAGAGCAGGATGTTATGAGGGTTCAGATGATCCAAAATGTCAGCCTGCCACATATTTGCCCCCGTCAACTCGCCGCCCAACCACAATTGCTCCCAAACCCAGATGCTATCCAGGATCAACGGATCCGAGCTGCCCGCAACCAACTCAGCCCACCACCATTAGGACACCTATAACTACATCTAGACCTAGGTGTTATCCAGGATCCAATGATCCGGATTGTCAACCAGCCACTTACTCTCCACCAACTTCAAGATCACAAATCACTACCTTGAAGCCAAGGTGTTATCCTGGGTCAAGGGATCCAGAGTGTCAGCCAGCTACTTACTTGCCTCCGACTACAAGGACTCCTGTTACTACTTCCAAGCCGAACTGTTATCCAGGCTCGACAGATAGACGCTGTCCTCAGGAACCAGTGACGACTCCAAAACCAAGATGTTTCCCTGGCTCAACGGACCCCGAATGCCAGCCAGCCACTTATCTTCCACCAACCACGCTGAGAACAACAATAACCACGGTCAAGCCAAGATGTTATCCGGGGTCCAGTGACCCGGACTGTCAGCCTGCAACATACTCACCTCCAACTACTCGGAGGCCAATAACTACGTCGAAGCCAAATTGTTATCCGGGCTCAACTGATAGTCGCTGTCCGCAGAGGCCCAAAACGACTCAAAAACCAAGATGTTATCCTGGATCTACAGATCCTGACTGTCAGCCTGCAACGTACCTTCCTCCATCAACGGCAAGAACAACGATTCCCACAACCAAGCCAAGGTGCTATCCGGGATCAAGCGATCCTTACTGCCAGCCACCGACAACTAGTACACCTGTAACAACATCCAAGCCCAATTGCTATCCGGGCTCAAAGGATAGTCGCTGCCCACAGGAACAACGCACCACTCCGCAGCCGAGGTGCTTCCCCGGCTCATCAGATCCTGAATGTCTGAATTGTTATCCTGGCTCCCCAGATCCGAGATGCCCAAAGATTCCAACCACAAGGAAGGCCGGATGCTATGAGGGTTCCGATGATCCAAAGTGCCAGCCTGCTACTTACCTACCCCCATCGACTTATCGACCGCCTACAAGTGCGCCTAAGCCGAATTGCTATCCAGGATCAACTGATCCGAGGTGTCCGCAACCTACTCAGCCTACAACTATAAGAACACCAGTTTCCACACCAAGGTGTTACCCGGGGTCTACAGATCCTGATTGCGAGCCAGCAACAAGAGCACCTATAACAACTTTGAGGCCAAGGTGCTATCCTGGCTCTAATGATCCGGCGTGTCAACCAGCTACTTACTCTCCTCCGACTACAAGGACTCCTGTAACTACTTCCAAGCCAAATTGTTACCCGGGCTCGACTGATAGACGCTGTCCGCAGGAACCAGTGACGA CCAAACCAAGATGTTACCCCGGCTCGAAGGACCCTGAGTGTCAACCGGCTACTTACCTTCCACCGACGACGGCACGCACAACGATTCCTACGGCTCGGCCCAGGTGTTATCCGGGTTCCAACGATCCGGATTGCCAGCCAGCAACATACTCGCCTCCGACCACCAGGACGCCTATAACTACACCCAAGCCGCGATGCTATCCTGGCTCTAACGATCCCTACTGCCAGCCAGCTACATACCTTCCGCCCACGACAGCCAGTAGATGTTATCCCGGCTCCAACAATCCTGAGTGTCAACCTGCCACGACCCGAACTCCTGTGACTACTTCCAAGCCCAACTGCTATCCAGGTTCCACAGACAGTCGCTGCCCTCAGAAGCCGCCCACTACAACCAGACCCAGGTGCTATCCAGGATCATCGGATCCTGAGTGCCTGCCGGCGACAACGACAAGAACGCCGATTGCCGGAACCACCCCTGTCTATTGCTATCCGGGATCCATTGATCCACGTTGTCCTGATTCCGGATACAAGGGCACCAGCCGCATCCCTGCCACTTATCTGCCGCCCCTGAGTGATCCGGGCTACGACAGAACCATTCGGAATGCGAAGACCTTGTTCTTCAATGAAATCAACCACTTGGCATTTACCGACAACAACGTCTTCGAGCTGGACGACGACGAAGGCGAGCCATCTAGGGTGAAGCGCGAGCTTAAGATCGACGAGGATGAGGATCTCCTGTCCAAGAGAATTATGAAGCGCGAGCTTAACGAGCGACCATCAGAGCAAGAAGTGATTTCCCTGACCCTCGGAGTGCGAACTGGTATCAGTGTTAAATAG
- the LOC128260201 gene encoding dipeptidase 2, with amino-acid sequence MNPVPSREFLEVHPLHQHQPHCKQQCFVFTEIADIELPAEITKFGGGTEKIRCSNGGIPTYSSKKDSCSESSGERPERSRGRKILLGVGVVLLCIAMAGGIPLALQLRSSSLLEARLAFIRRLLTESPLIEGSWKPPSTMSLNSSNLFEVRQNHIGAVLWPIAVPCGAQYLDAVQLTLEGIDRAKRITAATNLMHIVESADEMEQTHLQGEVAVLMGISGGHALGTSTAVLRSIYLLGARFVSITSLECTTPWAAAAIRRPDYLVEENMTNSFNEFGQTMVFEMNRLGMLVEISMLSEAAMLAVLKTAKAPVLLTNATPLSMCNSSSTASIPDHVLSLLPENGGVILLNLERCGDRTLGVREAITAINYVRKVAGVDHIGLGGAPKSYALLLAELARDRVWGNAAIKKLVGGNVMRILREIETLKNRLPLYEEWIPHESIESNSYCRYPES; translated from the exons ATGAATCCCGTACCGAGCCGCGAGTTCCTGGAGGTTCATCCGCTGCACCAACATCAGCCGCACTGCAAGCAGCAATGCTTTGTGTTCACGGAGATAGCGGACATCGAGCTGCCCGCGGAGATTACCAAATTcggaggtggaactgagaagATCCGGTGCTCCAACGGGGGCATTCCCACCTACAGTTCCAAGAAGGACTCCTGCAGCGAGTCCTCGGGCGAAAGACCGGAGCGATCTCGGGGGCGGAAGATTCTGCTGGGCGTGGGTGTGGTGCTCCTGTGCATCGCCATGGCCGGGGGCATTCCACTGGCCCTCCAGCTGCGCTCCTCGTCGCTCCTGGAGGCTCGTCTGGCCTTCATCCGCCGCCTGCTGACCGAGTCGCCGCTGATCGAGGGCTCCTGGAAGCCACCGAGCACCATGAGCCTGAACAGCAGCAATCTGTTCGAGGTGCGACAGAACCACATCGGAGCTGTGCTCTGGCCCATTGCCGTGCCGTGTGGAGCCCAGTATCTGGATGCAGTGCAGCTCACTCTGGAGGGGATCGACAGGGCCAAGCGCATTACCGCCGCCACGAACTTGATGCACATTGTGGAGTCGGCGGACGAGATGGAGCAGACCCACCTGCAGGGTGAGGTGGCTGTCCTCATGGGGATCAGTGGTGGCCATGCCCTGGGCACCAGCACGGCCGTCTTGCGCTCCATCTACCTGCTGGGAGCTCGGTTCGTGTCCATCACGAGCCTGGAGTGCACCACTCcttgggcggcggcggccatcCGAAGACCCGATTATCTCGTCGAGGAGAACATGACGAATTCGTTCAACGAATTCGGGCAG aCAATGGTCTTTGAGATGAATCGATTGGGAATGCTGGTGGAGATATCGATGCTCAGCGAGGCTGCCATGTTGGCCGTCTTGAAAACGGCCAAGGCTCCAGTGCTGCTTACAAACGCCACACCGCTTTCCATGTGCAATAGTAGCAGCACAGCTTCCATTCCCGATCATGTTCTCAG CCTGTTGCCCGAGAACGGTGGCGTTATATTGCTCAACCTGGAGCGCTGTGGAGATCGAACACTGGGCGTTCGGGAGGCCATTACTGCCATAAACTATGTGCGTAAGGTGGCCGGTGTGGATCACATTGGACTAGGTGGAGCTCCGAAAAGCTATGCCCTCCTGCTGGCCGAACTGGCTCGGGACAGGGTGTGGGGTAATGCAGCCATTAAGAAGCTGGTCGGAGGCAATGTGATGAGGATTCTGCGGGAAATCGAGACCCTCAAGAACCGATTGCCCTTGTACGAGGAATGGATTCCGCACGAGTCCATCGAAAGCAATTCCTATTGCCGCTATCCGGAGTCTTAG